One window of the Pseudomonas sihuiensis genome contains the following:
- a CDS encoding response regulator: protein MSQGPNILLIDDEAQIRKFLRIALSAQGYRVLEAANGEDGLAQAALHNPDLIVLDLGLPDLDGQQVLRGLREWSQVPVLVLSVRASEGEKVLALDGGANDYVTKPFGIQEFLARVRVLLRQGQGREALPASIVCGALSIDLAYRRVSLDGAEIALTPKEYAVLALLAQYLGRVVTQQQLLRDVWGPSHVGDSHYLRVVVGHLRQKLGDDPAAPRYLITEAGVGYRLREPA, encoded by the coding sequence ATGAGCCAAGGGCCGAACATTCTGCTGATCGACGACGAGGCGCAGATTCGCAAGTTCCTGCGCATCGCCCTCAGTGCCCAGGGCTACCGGGTACTGGAGGCGGCGAACGGCGAAGACGGCCTGGCCCAGGCGGCGCTGCATAACCCCGATCTCATCGTGCTCGACCTCGGCCTGCCCGACCTCGATGGCCAGCAGGTGCTGCGCGGCCTGCGCGAATGGAGCCAGGTGCCGGTGCTGGTGCTCTCGGTGCGTGCCAGCGAGGGTGAGAAGGTGCTGGCGCTGGACGGCGGCGCCAACGACTACGTGACCAAGCCGTTCGGCATCCAGGAGTTCCTCGCCCGCGTACGCGTGTTGCTGCGCCAGGGGCAGGGCCGAGAAGCGCTGCCGGCGAGCATCGTCTGTGGTGCGCTGAGCATCGACCTGGCCTATCGTCGGGTCAGCCTCGACGGCGCCGAAATCGCCCTGACGCCCAAGGAATACGCGGTGCTGGCGCTGCTCGCCCAGTACCTTGGCCGTGTGGTGACCCAGCAGCAACTGCTGCGCGATGTCTGGGGGCCGAGCCACGTCGGTGACAGCCATTACCTACGCGTGGTGGTCGGCCACCTGCGGCAGAAACTCGGCGACGACCCGGCCGCGCCGCGCTACCTGATCACCGAGGCCGGTGTGGGTTATCGCCTGCGCGAGCCCGCCTAA
- the kdpC gene encoding potassium-transporting ATPase subunit KdpC: MLNSIRPAITTLAFMTLLTGVAYPLAVTGVAQVAFPDQAAGSLVRDDAGQVRGSRLIAQAFDGDQWFQPRPSAGSYATVASGASNLSAGNPKLFARIEQTSAGLAGDTPVPMQLVTTSGSGLDPQLSPEAAAWQIPRIAQARGLAEAELLRLVEAYTERPLFGPAVVNVLALNLALVDNPSTSSQ, encoded by the coding sequence ATGCTTAACTCTATTCGCCCCGCCATCACCACACTGGCCTTCATGACCCTGCTCACCGGCGTGGCTTATCCGTTGGCAGTCACCGGCGTGGCCCAGGTGGCCTTTCCCGATCAGGCCGCCGGCAGCCTGGTGCGTGACGACGCCGGCCAGGTGCGCGGTAGCCGCCTGATCGCCCAGGCCTTCGACGGCGATCAATGGTTCCAGCCGCGCCCCTCGGCAGGTAGCTACGCCACCGTTGCCAGCGGCGCCAGCAACCTGTCGGCTGGCAATCCGAAGCTGTTTGCCCGCATCGAGCAGACCAGCGCCGGCCTTGCCGGTGACACGCCAGTGCCGATGCAACTGGTGACCACCTCGGGCAGCGGCCTCGACCCGCAGCTGTCGCCCGAGGCCGCCGCCTGGCAGATTCCGCGCATCGCCCAGGCCCGTGGCCTGGCTGAGGCCGAGCTGCTGCGCCTGGTCGAGGCATACACCGAGCGCCCGCTGTTCGGCCCGGCGGTGGTCAATGTGCTGGCTCTGAACCTGGCGCTAGTCGACAATCCCTCCACTTCTTCCCAGTGA
- a CDS encoding peroxiredoxin, producing the protein MTIRLGDIAPDFEQDSSEGRIRFHEWLGDSWGILFSHPADFTPVCTTELGFTAKLKDEFAKRGVKAIALSVDPVDSHIKWIDDINETQNTAVNFPIIADADRKVSDLYDLIHPNANDTLTVRSLFVIDPNKKVRLTITYPASTGRNFNEILRVVDSLQLTDNYKVATPANWQDGEEVVIVPSLKDEAEIAERFPKGYRAVKPYLRLTPQPNR; encoded by the coding sequence ATGACCATCCGTCTGGGCGACATCGCCCCTGACTTCGAACAGGATTCCAGCGAAGGCCGCATTCGATTCCACGAGTGGCTGGGCGACAGCTGGGGCATCCTCTTCTCCCACCCGGCTGACTTCACGCCGGTGTGCACCACCGAACTGGGCTTCACCGCCAAGCTCAAGGATGAGTTCGCCAAGCGTGGCGTCAAGGCCATCGCCCTGTCGGTCGACCCGGTGGATTCGCACATCAAATGGATCGATGACATCAACGAGACGCAGAACACCGCGGTCAACTTCCCGATCATCGCCGATGCCGACCGCAAGGTGTCCGACCTCTACGACCTGATCCACCCGAACGCCAACGACACCCTGACCGTGCGTTCGCTGTTCGTCATCGACCCGAACAAAAAGGTGCGCCTGACCATCACCTATCCGGCTAGTACCGGGCGCAACTTCAATGAAATCCTGCGCGTCGTCGATTCGCTGCAACTGACCGACAACTACAAGGTGGCCACGCCGGCCAACTGGCAGGACGGTGAAGAGGTGGTGATCGTGCCGTCGTTGAAGGACGAGGCCGAGATCGCCGAGCGCTTCCCGAAAGGCTATCGCGCGGTCAAACCCTATCTGCGCCTGACGCCGCAGCCGAACCGCTAA
- the kdpA gene encoding potassium-transporting ATPase subunit KdpA, translating into MHDYDWLLLAAFLLLVLAPAPFLGRYFYRVMEGQRTWLSPLLQPVERLCYRVAGVDPEREQSWRGYALALLAFTLVCLLALMSILLLQGALPLNPQQLAGLSLPLAFNTAVSFVTNTNWQAYSGEAQLSYFSQMIGLGVQNFVSPAVGLAVLVVLCRGLARQSNDCLGNFWVDITRAVLYGLLPLCLVLAVLLVWQGVPQNFSDYVSATTLQGSEQTLPMGPAASQIAIKQLGTNGGGFFGVNSAHPFENPTALSNLLELASILLIPAALVFTFGHYVRDLRQSRAILASMLLLFVIGLGVCAWAELQPNPALAGLPIEQVGSLEGKEARFGSFASALWATTTTAASNGSVNAMHDSFSALGGLVPLVNMLLGEIVFGGVGAGLYGMLLFVLIAVFLAGLMIGRTPAYLGKKLEAREVRLMVATLLVMPVGVLVFGALAASFAGPAASIGNPGPHGFSQALYAYGSATGNNGSAFAGFTADTPYHNLMLGLAMLLGRFGYILPVLAIAGSLAAKRAAPQGQNSFPTHGPLFVVLLTLTILLVGGLTFMPALALGPLAEHLAF; encoded by the coding sequence ATGCACGACTACGACTGGCTGCTGCTGGCGGCCTTCCTCCTGCTGGTGCTGGCACCGGCACCTTTTCTCGGGCGCTACTTCTACCGCGTGATGGAGGGCCAGCGCACCTGGCTCAGCCCGTTGCTGCAGCCGGTGGAGCGCCTGTGCTACCGCGTGGCCGGCGTCGACCCGGAGCGTGAGCAGAGCTGGCGCGGCTACGCCCTGGCGCTGCTGGCCTTCACCCTGGTCTGCCTGCTGGCGCTGATGAGCATTCTGTTGCTACAGGGCGCCTTGCCGCTCAACCCGCAGCAGCTCGCCGGACTGAGCCTGCCACTGGCGTTCAACACGGCGGTGAGCTTCGTCACCAATACCAACTGGCAGGCCTACAGCGGCGAGGCGCAGCTCAGTTACTTCAGTCAGATGATTGGGCTCGGTGTGCAGAACTTCGTCAGCCCGGCGGTGGGTTTGGCGGTGTTGGTGGTGCTGTGCCGTGGCTTGGCGCGGCAGTCCAACGACTGCCTGGGCAATTTCTGGGTGGATATCACCCGCGCCGTGCTCTACGGCCTGTTGCCGCTGTGCCTGGTGCTGGCTGTGCTGCTGGTGTGGCAGGGCGTGCCGCAGAACTTCAGCGACTACGTCTCGGCCACCACCCTGCAGGGCAGCGAGCAGACCCTGCCGATGGGGCCGGCGGCCAGCCAGATCGCCATCAAGCAACTGGGCACCAACGGCGGCGGCTTCTTCGGCGTCAACTCGGCGCATCCATTCGAGAACCCCACGGCGCTGAGCAACCTGCTGGAGCTGGCGTCGATCCTGCTGATCCCGGCGGCGCTGGTGTTCACCTTCGGCCATTACGTGCGTGACCTGCGCCAGAGCCGGGCGATCCTGGCCAGCATGCTGCTGCTGTTCGTCATCGGCCTGGGTGTTTGCGCCTGGGCGGAGTTGCAGCCGAACCCGGCGCTGGCGGGGCTGCCCATCGAGCAGGTCGGCTCGTTGGAGGGCAAGGAGGCGCGCTTCGGCAGCTTCGCTTCGGCGCTTTGGGCGACCACCACCACGGCGGCGTCCAACGGCTCGGTGAACGCCATGCACGACAGCTTCAGTGCCCTCGGCGGGCTGGTGCCGCTGGTCAATATGCTGCTCGGCGAGATCGTCTTCGGCGGCGTCGGCGCGGGCCTCTACGGCATGCTGCTGTTCGTGCTGATTGCGGTATTCCTCGCCGGCCTGATGATCGGTCGCACGCCGGCCTATCTGGGCAAGAAGCTGGAGGCCCGCGAGGTACGGCTGATGGTCGCCACGCTGCTGGTGATGCCGGTCGGCGTGCTGGTGTTTGGCGCCCTGGCGGCGAGTTTCGCCGGGCCGGCGGCGTCCATCGGCAACCCCGGCCCGCACGGCTTCAGCCAGGCGCTGTATGCCTACGGCTCGGCCACCGGCAACAACGGCTCGGCTTTCGCCGGCTTCACCGCCGACACCCCCTACCACAACCTGATGCTCGGCCTGGCCATGCTGCTCGGGCGCTTCGGCTACATCCTGCCGGTGCTGGCGATTGCCGGCAGCCTGGCGGCCAAGCGCGCCGCGCCGCAGGGGCAGAACAGCTTCCCGACCCATGGGCCGCTGTTCGTCGTGCTGCTGACCTTGACCATCCTCCTGGTGGGTGGCCTGACCTTCATGCCGGCGCTGGCCCTGGGCCCGCTGGCCGAACACCTGGCGTTCTGA
- a CDS encoding GNAT family N-acetyltransferase, producing the protein MSTPSLHKVPSEQVPMALLLEADPSPSVIARYLQEGHCVVACLDDAIIGVYVIKAMTADTWELMNIAVAPEHQGQGIGALLLRHAIDQARQLGAQRLELGTGTFGHQLTFYQRAGFRVVAVEPDYFPQHYPEPLFENGLQHRDRLRLALVL; encoded by the coding sequence ATGTCCACCCCAAGCCTGCACAAGGTTCCCAGCGAACAGGTACCGATGGCGCTGCTGCTGGAGGCCGACCCCAGCCCCAGCGTCATCGCCCGCTATCTGCAGGAGGGTCATTGCGTGGTCGCATGCCTGGACGACGCGATCATCGGCGTCTACGTGATCAAGGCCATGACCGCCGATACCTGGGAACTGATGAACATCGCCGTGGCGCCCGAACACCAGGGTCAGGGTATCGGCGCCCTGCTGCTACGTCACGCCATCGACCAGGCCCGGCAGCTCGGGGCGCAGCGCCTGGAGCTGGGCACCGGCACATTCGGTCACCAGCTGACCTTCTACCAGCGCGCCGGTTTTCGCGTGGTGGCGGTTGAGCCGGATTATTTCCCGCAGCACTACCCCGAGCCGCTGTTCGAGAACGGCCTGCAGCATCGAGATCGTTTGCGCCTAGCCTTGGTACTTTAG
- the kdpB gene encoding potassium-transporting ATPase subunit KdpB codes for MNAPVTAQRSAKSSSSQPQTGLGALWRPALKQAFVKLDPRQLVRSPVMLVVELTALVTSVLCFVPSPAVSTALGVQIALWLWFTVLFANFAEALAEGRGKARADSLKSGSQGLMARKQVGAQFQSVPASSLRKGDVVRVVAGELIPGDGEVIEGVAAVNEAAITGESAPVIRESGGDRSAVTGNTRLVSDWLLVRISANPGESTLDRMIALVEGARRQKTPNEVALDILLIGLTLIFLLVVATLQPFARFAGGDLPLIYLAALLVTLIPTTIGGLLSAIGIAGMDRLVRLNVIAKSGRAVEAAGDVHTLLLDKTGTITFGNRRCSAMVKAPGVSTPELAEAALLASQGDDTPEGKSIVEYLAALHPMEVPERSGMTLIAFSAETRLSGADVGGVAYRKGAVDAVLAYLGLGRSDLPAPLAREVEKIAQSGGTPLLVAGDGRLLGAIHLKDVVKPDIRERFAELRAMGIRTVMVTGDNPLTAAAIAAEAGVDDVIAEATPEKKLSRIRAEQAEGKLVAMCGDGANDAPALAQADVGLAMNDGTQAAREAANLVDLDSDPTKLIDVVQVGKELLVTRGALTTFSVANDVAKYFAILPALFAGIYPQLGALNLMQLHSPQSAILSAIVFNALIIVALIPLALRGVRVQALDAGQLLRRNLLIYGLGGLLAPFVGIKLLDLLLVGLGWV; via the coding sequence ATGAATGCCCCCGTAACGGCGCAACGCAGCGCCAAATCGTCCAGCAGCCAGCCGCAGACCGGCCTCGGCGCGCTGTGGCGCCCGGCCCTCAAGCAGGCCTTCGTCAAGCTCGACCCGCGCCAGTTGGTGCGCTCGCCAGTGATGCTGGTGGTGGAGCTGACGGCGCTGGTCACCAGCGTGCTGTGCTTTGTCCCCAGCCCTGCCGTGAGCACCGCCCTGGGCGTGCAGATTGCCCTGTGGCTGTGGTTCACCGTGCTCTTCGCCAACTTCGCCGAGGCCCTGGCCGAGGGCCGTGGCAAGGCCCGCGCCGACAGCCTGAAGTCCGGCAGCCAGGGGCTGATGGCGCGCAAGCAGGTCGGTGCGCAGTTCCAGTCCGTACCGGCCAGCAGCCTGCGCAAGGGCGATGTGGTGCGGGTCGTGGCCGGTGAATTGATCCCCGGCGACGGCGAGGTGATTGAAGGCGTCGCGGCGGTCAACGAAGCGGCGATTACCGGCGAGTCCGCGCCGGTGATCCGCGAGTCCGGCGGCGACCGCTCGGCGGTGACCGGCAACACCCGACTGGTGTCGGACTGGTTGCTGGTGCGGATCAGCGCCAACCCCGGCGAGTCCACCCTCGACCGCATGATCGCCCTGGTCGAAGGCGCGCGCCGGCAGAAGACGCCCAACGAAGTGGCGCTGGATATCCTGCTGATCGGCCTGACCCTGATCTTCCTGCTGGTGGTGGCCACGCTGCAGCCGTTCGCCCGTTTTGCCGGTGGCGACCTGCCGCTGATCTACCTGGCGGCGCTGCTGGTGACGCTGATCCCGACCACCATCGGCGGCTTGCTCTCGGCCATCGGCATCGCCGGCATGGATCGCCTGGTGCGCCTCAACGTCATCGCCAAGTCCGGCCGCGCCGTGGAGGCGGCGGGCGACGTGCACACCCTGCTGCTGGACAAGACCGGCACCATCACCTTTGGCAACCGCCGCTGCAGCGCCATGGTCAAGGCGCCGGGGGTGTCTACGCCGGAGTTGGCCGAGGCGGCGCTGCTGGCCTCGCAGGGCGACGACACGCCCGAGGGCAAGTCCATCGTCGAGTACCTGGCAGCGCTGCACCCGATGGAGGTGCCCGAGCGTAGCGGCATGACGCTGATCGCCTTCAGCGCCGAGACGCGCCTGTCCGGTGCTGATGTGGGTGGCGTGGCTTATCGTAAAGGCGCGGTGGATGCGGTGCTGGCCTACCTCGGCCTGGGCCGTAGTGATCTGCCGGCGCCCCTGGCGCGCGAGGTGGAGAAGATCGCCCAGAGTGGCGGCACGCCGCTGCTGGTGGCCGGGGACGGGCGCCTGCTCGGCGCCATCCACCTCAAGGATGTGGTCAAGCCAGACATCCGCGAGCGCTTCGCCGAGTTGCGTGCCATGGGTATCCGCACCGTGATGGTCACCGGCGACAACCCGCTGACCGCCGCTGCCATCGCCGCCGAGGCGGGTGTCGACGACGTGATTGCCGAGGCCACGCCGGAGAAGAAGCTCTCGCGCATCCGCGCCGAGCAGGCCGAAGGCAAGCTGGTGGCGATGTGCGGCGACGGCGCCAACGACGCCCCGGCGCTGGCCCAGGCCGACGTCGGCCTGGCGATGAACGACGGCACCCAGGCCGCGCGCGAGGCCGCCAACCTGGTGGATCTGGACAGCGACCCGACCAAGCTGATCGACGTGGTGCAAGTGGGCAAGGAGCTGCTGGTGACGCGCGGCGCGCTGACCACCTTCTCGGTGGCCAACGACGTGGCCAAGTACTTCGCCATCCTCCCGGCGCTGTTCGCCGGCATCTACCCGCAGCTCGGCGCGCTCAACCTGATGCAGCTGCACAGCCCGCAAAGCGCGATCCTCTCGGCCATCGTGTTCAACGCGCTGATCATCGTCGCGCTGATCCCGCTGGCGCTGCGCGGCGTGCGCGTCCAGGCGCTGGACGCCGGCCAACTGCTACGGCGCAACCTGCTGATCTACGGCCTCGGCGGGCTCCTCGCGCCCTTTGTCGGAATCAAGCTGCTCGACCTGCTGCTGGTGGGGTTGGGCTGGGTGTAA
- the ssuE gene encoding NADPH-dependent FMN reductase, whose protein sequence is MHVVLLSGSPAVRSRTEVLLDYVRQRLEAQQVEVSLLRVRDFPAEDLLHARFDSPAVQQLQAVVASADGLVVGTPVYKASFTGALKVLLDLLPERALAHKVVLPLASGGSPAHLLAVDYALKPVLAALKAQEMLSGVFAVDKQIAYPEGDRPAQIDDELRERLDEALEQLGAALARRPKPIDPNLLNDRLVNARWSI, encoded by the coding sequence ATGCATGTCGTGTTGCTCTCCGGCAGCCCTGCGGTGCGTTCGCGCACCGAGGTACTGCTGGATTACGTCCGCCAGCGCCTGGAGGCGCAGCAGGTGGAAGTCAGCCTGCTGCGGGTGCGGGATTTCCCCGCCGAGGACCTGCTGCATGCCCGCTTCGACAGCCCGGCGGTGCAGCAGTTGCAGGCTGTGGTGGCCAGCGCCGATGGCCTGGTGGTCGGTACGCCGGTGTACAAGGCGTCGTTCACCGGTGCCTTGAAGGTGCTGCTGGATCTGCTGCCCGAGCGCGCCCTGGCGCACAAGGTGGTGCTGCCCCTGGCCAGTGGTGGCAGCCCGGCGCATCTGCTGGCTGTGGACTACGCGCTCAAGCCGGTGCTGGCCGCGCTGAAGGCGCAGGAAATGCTCTCCGGCGTGTTCGCCGTAGACAAGCAGATCGCCTACCCGGAAGGGGACAGGCCCGCGCAGATCGACGACGAGTTGCGCGAACGTCTCGATGAGGCTCTGGAACAACTGGGCGCAGCCCTGGCGCGACGGCCGAAGCCGATCGACCCGAACCTGCTCAACGACCGGCTGGTGAACGCCCGCTGGAGTATCTGA
- a CDS encoding sensor histidine kinase has translation MNDSLRAEALLADLPREGRGRLKVFLGAAPGVGKTYAMLQAAHAQLRQGVALRAGVVESHGRSETEALLLGLPQQPPLRLPYRGLELSEMDLDGLLADPPKLALVDELAHSNAPGSRHAKRWQDVQELLAAGIDVYTTVNVQHLESLNDRVRDITGVQVRETVPDWVLQEADEIQLVDLPPRELLERLRDGKVYMPEQARAAIDAFFSPTNLTALRELAMQTAAARVDADLDQRYRQLGQAAPSVLGRLLVGVDGDGEAERLVRHACAVAERRHLPWSVVHVDSRRAMDEDQRGRLQAALRLAERLGGEVVTLHGDSVARTLLDHARERRASLILVGSSTRRLRRRWFGRGLGERLLAAGAGLEVSVLDAAGDQPRAGRRTRIAPRWRDYLLAALATACATLISLGLARVLELPNISLVFLAAVLLVAVRSSLGPALACSGLSFLAYNFLFIPPTLTMQIQRQEDVLTLLFFLLMAGLTGNLASRQRRQVQALRQAQSETTALLELSRKLTVAADRQAVLAVAEQQLGGWAEMQLTLLSRSADGQWQHEGGLHAELPDAERAAADWAWQHEQPAGLGTDTLPSSRWWWWPLCGEEGPLLLIGLQRVDGAPLADGRRRLVAALGQPLAQALARAQLAEELEAARLHGQTEELRSALLASVSHDLRTPLTAMRGSIDSLLALGDAIPAADRNELLEGTRDEAERLDRYIQNLLDMTRLGHGGLKLARDWVAPSDIVASALQRLRAVLAPLQVECVLPPEPPLLYVHAALIEQALINVLENAARFSPPGGRLRVALEYDEQALRFVVADQGPGIPEAERAKIFDMFYTAARGDRGGQGTGLGLAICQGMVGAHGGRVTVGEGLDGRGASLTLHLPLTAQPQAAEED, from the coding sequence ATGAACGACAGCCTGCGCGCCGAAGCGCTGCTCGCCGACCTGCCCCGCGAAGGCCGTGGCCGGCTCAAGGTGTTTCTCGGCGCGGCGCCGGGCGTGGGCAAGACCTACGCCATGCTCCAGGCCGCCCATGCGCAACTGCGCCAGGGCGTGGCGCTGCGCGCCGGGGTGGTGGAAAGCCACGGCCGCAGCGAGACCGAGGCGCTGCTGCTGGGCCTGCCGCAACAGCCGCCATTGCGCCTGCCGTATCGCGGCCTGGAGCTGAGCGAGATGGATCTCGACGGCCTGCTGGCCGACCCACCCAAGCTGGCGCTGGTGGATGAGCTGGCGCACAGCAATGCGCCCGGCAGTCGCCACGCCAAGCGCTGGCAGGACGTGCAGGAGCTGCTTGCTGCCGGCATCGACGTCTACACCACGGTCAACGTGCAGCACCTGGAAAGCCTCAACGACCGCGTCCGCGATATCACCGGCGTGCAGGTGCGTGAAACGGTGCCGGACTGGGTGCTGCAGGAAGCCGACGAGATCCAGCTGGTCGACCTGCCGCCGCGTGAGCTGCTCGAGCGTCTACGTGACGGCAAGGTGTACATGCCCGAGCAGGCGCGGGCGGCCATCGACGCCTTCTTCTCGCCGACCAACCTCACCGCGCTGCGCGAACTGGCCATGCAGACTGCCGCCGCGCGGGTCGATGCCGACCTCGACCAACGCTACCGCCAGCTCGGCCAGGCCGCGCCCAGCGTGCTCGGGCGCCTGCTGGTGGGAGTGGACGGCGACGGCGAGGCCGAGCGCCTGGTGCGCCACGCCTGCGCGGTGGCCGAGCGGCGTCATCTGCCCTGGTCGGTGGTGCACGTGGACAGCCGCCGGGCCATGGACGAGGACCAGCGTGGGCGTCTGCAAGCGGCGCTGCGCCTGGCAGAGCGCCTCGGTGGCGAGGTGGTGACGCTGCACGGCGACTCGGTGGCGCGCACGCTGCTCGACCACGCCCGCGAGCGCCGCGCCAGCCTGATCCTGGTCGGCAGCAGCACACGGCGCCTGCGTCGGCGCTGGTTCGGTCGTGGCCTCGGCGAACGTCTGTTGGCCGCCGGGGCCGGGCTGGAGGTGAGCGTGCTGGATGCAGCAGGAGATCAGCCACGGGCTGGCCGGCGCACGCGCATCGCCCCGCGCTGGCGCGACTACCTGCTGGCCGCACTGGCGACTGCCTGCGCCACGCTGATCTCCCTCGGCCTGGCGCGGGTGCTGGAGTTGCCGAACATCTCTCTGGTGTTTCTCGCCGCCGTGCTGCTGGTGGCGGTGCGCAGCAGCCTGGGACCGGCGCTGGCGTGCTCGGGATTGTCGTTCCTGGCCTACAACTTCCTGTTCATTCCGCCGACCCTGACCATGCAGATCCAGCGTCAGGAGGACGTGCTGACCCTGCTGTTCTTCCTGCTCATGGCCGGGCTGACCGGCAACCTGGCCAGCCGCCAGCGGCGCCAGGTGCAGGCGCTGCGTCAGGCGCAGAGTGAAACCACGGCGCTGCTGGAGCTGTCGCGCAAGCTCACCGTCGCCGCCGACCGCCAGGCCGTGCTGGCGGTGGCCGAGCAGCAACTGGGCGGCTGGGCCGAGATGCAGCTGACCCTGTTGTCGCGTTCGGCGGATGGTCAGTGGCAGCATGAGGGCGGTCTGCACGCCGAGTTGCCCGATGCCGAGCGCGCCGCCGCCGACTGGGCCTGGCAGCACGAGCAGCCAGCGGGACTTGGCACCGACACCCTGCCCAGCAGCCGCTGGTGGTGGTGGCCGCTGTGCGGCGAGGAGGGGCCGCTACTGTTGATCGGCCTGCAGCGTGTCGACGGCGCGCCGCTGGCGGACGGGCGCCGACGCCTGGTGGCTGCCCTGGGCCAGCCGCTGGCGCAGGCCCTGGCCCGTGCGCAATTGGCCGAGGAGCTGGAAGCGGCGCGCCTGCACGGGCAGACCGAGGAACTGCGCAGCGCGCTGCTGGCTTCGGTGTCGCACGACCTGCGCACGCCGCTGACGGCCATGCGCGGCTCCATCGACAGTCTGCTGGCGCTGGGCGATGCGATCCCCGCGGCGGATCGCAACGAGCTGCTGGAGGGCACCCGCGACGAGGCCGAGCGCCTCGACCGCTACATTCAGAACCTGCTCGACATGACCCGCCTCGGCCATGGCGGGCTCAAACTGGCGCGCGACTGGGTGGCGCCCAGCGACATCGTCGCCAGCGCCCTGCAACGCCTGCGCGCGGTACTCGCGCCGCTGCAGGTCGAATGCGTACTGCCGCCGGAACCACCGCTGCTGTACGTACACGCGGCGCTGATCGAGCAGGCACTGATCAATGTGCTGGAGAATGCCGCGCGCTTCTCGCCGCCCGGTGGCCGTCTGCGCGTGGCGCTGGAGTACGACGAACAGGCGCTGCGCTTCGTCGTCGCCGACCAGGGCCCTGGCATTCCCGAGGCGGAACGGGCGAAGATCTTCGACATGTTCTACACCGCAGCGCGGGGTGATCGCGGCGGCCAGGGCACGGGCCTGGGCCTGGCGATCTGCCAGGGCATGGTGGGTGCCCATGGCGGCCGCGTCACGGTCGGCGAGGGGCTCGACGGCCGTGGCGCCAGCCTGACCCTGCACCTGCCATTGACCGCGCAACCGCAAGCCGCCGAGGAAGACTGA
- a CDS encoding sulfonate ABC transporter substrate-binding protein yields MRTITLRRSLVALFAAAISFGAITHAQAETLRIGYQKYGTLVLLKAKGTLEKRLAEQGVEVKWTEFPGGPQLLEGLNVGSVDFGVTGETPPVFAQAAGADLLYVAHEPPAPTGEAILVPKDSPIKSVAELKGKKVALNKGSNVHYLLVRALEDAGLKYGDITPVYLPPADARAAFERGSVDAWVIWDPFQSAAEKQLQARTLRDGSGLVDNHQFYLATRTYAEKNPQVVGTLVEEIRGVGEWVKGNLDEATSQVAPLIGLSPEITRQAVERQGYGAQFISPEVVEAQQKIADTFTELKLIPKQLTIKDVIWNPPAKVAQNQ; encoded by the coding sequence ATGCGCACCATTACTTTGCGTCGAAGCCTGGTCGCCCTGTTTGCCGCGGCCATTTCCTTCGGCGCCATCACTCATGCACAAGCCGAGACATTGCGTATCGGCTATCAGAAATACGGCACCCTGGTGCTGCTCAAGGCCAAGGGCACCCTGGAAAAACGCTTGGCCGAGCAGGGCGTGGAGGTCAAGTGGACGGAGTTCCCGGGCGGTCCGCAACTGCTCGAGGGTCTCAACGTCGGCTCCGTGGATTTCGGTGTCACCGGTGAAACCCCACCGGTGTTCGCTCAGGCAGCTGGCGCTGACCTGCTCTACGTCGCCCATGAGCCGCCGGCCCCAACCGGCGAGGCGATCCTCGTGCCGAAAGATTCGCCGATCAAATCGGTGGCCGAACTCAAGGGCAAGAAGGTCGCCCTGAACAAGGGCTCCAACGTGCATTACCTGCTGGTGCGCGCGCTGGAAGACGCCGGCCTCAAGTACGGCGACATCACCCCGGTCTACCTGCCGCCCGCCGATGCCCGCGCCGCCTTCGAGCGTGGCAGCGTCGATGCCTGGGTGATCTGGGACCCGTTCCAGTCCGCCGCCGAGAAGCAATTGCAGGCCCGCACCCTGCGTGACGGTAGCGGTCTGGTGGACAACCACCAGTTCTACCTGGCGACCCGCACCTATGCCGAGAAGAACCCGCAGGTGGTCGGCACGCTGGTCGAGGAAATCCGCGGCGTCGGCGAGTGGGTCAAGGGCAACCTCGACGAAGCCACCAGCCAGGTCGCGCCGCTGATCGGCCTGTCCCCGGAAATCACCCGCCAGGCCGTCGAGCGCCAGGGTTACGGCGCGCAGTTCATCAGCCCGGAGGTGGTCGAGGCGCAGCAGAAGATCGCCGATACCTTCACTGAGCTGAAGCTGATCCCCAAGCAGCTGACCATCAAGGACGTGATCTGGAATCCGCCGGCCAAGGTCGCGCAGAACCAGTAA